The Methanosphaera sp. WGK6 nucleotide sequence GTTCCATCAATACTATCAAATATTACTGCTAATATTAATAATTGAGCACATAATATTGAGTTACCCATAAAAATAGCAAATATGGCTAACAATCCACATACTGCATTAGCCATGGAAGCTACATCTGCTATAGTAATCATTTTTAAGATATTACTTTCCATCTAAATCCTCTCTCATAATATTATTTATTATGTTATTATTTTTGTTGTAAATAATAAATATTAATTTTTATAATAAAATTTCTTTTACAATTCTAAAACTTATAATATTTAAAATATTTTATTAATAAAATTACTTATAATATCCATTTAATTTAAAAATTGTAAAACATAGTATATATATTTTTAGAAACAAAATAATTTAAAAATAAATTAGATAACTACATGAACTTATTTAAACAAATACCATTTATAACTAAAAAAATAATTCAAGGAACAGGAAATATGGATATAAATGAGGATAGTTTAGTATTAGGAATTGATGAAGCAGGACGAGGATCTGTAATTGGACCTCTTGTTATTGGTGGTGTATTAATGCCTAAGAAAAAAACCAGATTTCTAGATAGAATCGGTGTTAAAGATTCGAAGAAGTTAAGTAGTAAAAAAAGAACAGTTTTATCTAGAAAAATAAAGAAAATAGCTAAATTTACAACATTCATAATTAATGCACAAGAAATAGATTATATGCGTAATAATGGAACTAATCTAAATCAAATAGAAACCAATGGAATGCAAAATATAATTAACCAAATGAATCCAGACATATGTTGTATTGATTGTATTGATGTTAATGAAACTCGTTTTCATGACAATATACAAAAAATAAATCAAGATATGAAAGTAATTACTAAACATAAAGCAGATGATATTTATAATATTGTTTCAGCTGCATCAATTATAGCTAAAGTAGAACGTGATAAACAATTAGCTATTATTAGAAGTGAATATGGTCCTGTTGGGTCAGGA carries:
- the rnhB gene encoding ribonuclease HII — protein: MDINEDSLVLGIDEAGRGSVIGPLVIGGVLMPKKKTRFLDRIGVKDSKKLSSKKRTVLSRKIKKIAKFTTFIINAQEIDYMRNNGTNLNQIETNGMQNIINQMNPDICCIDCIDVNETRFHDNIQKINQDMKVITKHKADDIYNIVSAASIIAKVERDKQLAIIRSEYGPVGSGYPSDKNTIDYLKTIKNNEFPPIVRQTWSTIENMKNR